From Pseudomonas sp. B21-028, one genomic window encodes:
- a CDS encoding DUF5625 family protein: protein MEEGFIAKGFIIAKYLLAHMYCSLVCQDPVAVVTPVSIASPNQQVVANFVVERRAGLDVSIFFVWQSGDSKRAEQRELWRGRYNQRGISLPVHMRVLKGSEVFFDDVVVTTGVNAGRSLKYGGQQKAVGVRPVRSLLLDSGSYSVEVSTVNVVEAFNGEECYFEFYAYDIRELD from the coding sequence ATGGAAGAGGGATTTATTGCGAAGGGTTTTATCATCGCTAAGTATCTGCTGGCGCATATGTACTGCTCATTGGTTTGCCAGGATCCGGTAGCGGTCGTGACACCGGTTAGTATTGCTTCGCCAAATCAGCAGGTGGTGGCGAATTTTGTAGTTGAGCGGCGGGCCGGCCTTGACGTTTCGATTTTTTTTGTATGGCAATCAGGCGATTCGAAGAGGGCAGAGCAAAGAGAGCTTTGGCGCGGGCGGTACAATCAAAGGGGGATTTCTTTGCCCGTCCATATGCGTGTATTAAAGGGCAGTGAGGTGTTTTTTGATGATGTTGTTGTTACGACCGGAGTTAATGCTGGGCGATCTCTTAAATATGGTGGGCAACAAAAGGCTGTAGGAGTCAGGCCGGTTAGATCTCTCTTGTTGGATTCCGGAAGTTACTCTGTTGAGGTGAGTACTGTTAATGTTGTCGAGGCGTTCAACGGAGAGGAGTGTTATTTTGAATTTTATGCTTACGATATTCGAGAGCTTGATTGA